Proteins from a genomic interval of Vanacampus margaritifer isolate UIUO_Vmar chromosome 4, RoL_Vmar_1.0, whole genome shotgun sequence:
- the LOC144050227 gene encoding uncharacterized protein LOC144050227, whose protein sequence is MDSHTTADVRQVELCHLEEEEEELGGARRIKIEEEEAEIARVKEEEQEADISQGGDVCVIVKLEDDEEQTGGQASLGGSNANALRCSLCKEAFARRQDLIRHTSEHAGHKTFPCPVCHVTFVFRSAMTQHLTSHAGQKAFTCATCGKGFSRKLNLATHARTHTGEKPFACSVCRATFRFRATLVNHARTHTGEKPFTCAACHASFSVQSSWLRHVRAHTGDKPFACGVCGKRFTRKVNLKEHAIVHTGDKPFSCSVCGAAFSFHSSMLRHTRTHAQ, encoded by the exons ATGGACTCGCACACCACAGCAG ACGTCCGTCAAGTGGAGCTCTGTCActtggaagaggaagaggaggagctcGGAGGAGCGCGCCGCATTAAAATTGAAGAGGAGGAAGCCGAGATAGCGCGCGTGAAGGAGGAAGAGCAGGAAGCGGACATCAGTCAGGGGGGGGACGTCTGCGTCATCGTCAAGCTCGAAGACGACGAGGAGCAAACCGGAGGCCAAGCGTCGCTCGGCGGCAGCAACGCGAACGCTCTTCGCTGCTCGTTGTGCAAGGAAGCGTTCGCGCGCCGCCAAGATCTCATCCGACACACCAGCGAGCACGCGGGCCACAAAACATTTCCCTGTCCCGTGTGCCACGTGACCTTCGTTTTCCGTTCCGCCATGACGCAACACCTGACGAGCCACGCGGGCCAGAAAGCCTTCACCTGCGCCACCTGCGGCAAAGGCTTCTCGCGCAAGCTGAATCTGGCCACGCACGCCCGCACGCACACGGGCGAGAAACCCTTCGCCTGCTCCGTGTGCCGCGCCACCTTCCGCTTCCGCGCCACGTTGGTCAaccacgcgcgcacgcacacgggcgagaagccCTTCACATGCGCCGCCTGCCACGCCAGCTTCAGCGTGCAGTCGTCGTGGCTGCGgcacgtgcgcgcgcacacggGCGACAAGCCTTTCGCGTGCGGCGTGTGCGGCAAGCGCTTCACCAGGAAGGTCAATCTGAAGGAGCACGCCATCGTGCACACGGGCGACAAACCCTTTTCGTGTTCCGTCTGCGGCGCCGCCTTTAGcttccattcgtccatgttaagGCACACGAGGACGCACGCGCAGTAA